Proteins from a single region of Candidatus Obscuribacterales bacterium:
- a CDS encoding type II toxin-antitoxin system HipA family toxin, whose product METECLVYVDLSGKAYLAGRLWARMRKDKESATFEYDKEWLKNPVRFSLEPALALGPGPFHTVNTPLFGALGDSAPDRWGRMLMRRAERHRARREGQTARTLKEIDYLLMVDDEARQGALRFAIDENGPFLAEGVHNKIPPLIELPRLLTATEHVLSDKESDEDLRLLLAPGSSLGGARPKASVRDRDGQLAFAKFPNKEDEYNTVAWEAVALKLAGNARIEVPNWRLESIGKKTVLLLRRFDRADKTRIPFLSAMSMVNAKDNEQRSYLELVDALRQYGAAANNDIRMLWRRIVFSILISNTDDHLRNHGFLYTGTAGWRLSPAYDLNPVPVDIRPRILTTAIDLDDSTASLDLALSVAGYFDLPSGDALEIAAEVGAAVSKWRRVAADLGLFAKEIDRMASAFEHEDLALACKAKKRRAL is encoded by the coding sequence ATGGAGACGGAATGCCTAGTCTATGTCGATTTGTCGGGCAAGGCTTATTTAGCCGGAAGACTGTGGGCGCGCATGCGCAAGGATAAAGAAAGCGCAACCTTTGAGTACGACAAAGAGTGGCTAAAAAATCCAGTGCGATTTTCGTTAGAACCAGCACTTGCACTTGGTCCTGGTCCTTTCCATACAGTCAACACCCCTCTCTTTGGTGCCCTTGGTGATTCAGCACCAGATCGCTGGGGGCGCATGTTGATGCGTCGCGCCGAGAGGCACCGCGCTAGACGTGAAGGACAAACAGCAAGAACTTTGAAAGAGATCGACTATTTACTGATGGTTGACGATGAAGCACGCCAGGGAGCATTGCGATTTGCTATAGATGAAAACGGCCCCTTCCTGGCAGAAGGCGTGCACAATAAAATACCGCCGCTCATAGAGCTGCCGCGATTATTGACAGCAACTGAGCATGTACTAAGTGACAAAGAATCAGATGAAGATTTGCGCCTGCTTTTAGCACCAGGTTCTTCTCTAGGCGGCGCACGGCCGAAAGCTTCTGTGCGGGATCGCGACGGACAGCTTGCCTTTGCTAAATTTCCAAACAAGGAAGATGAATACAATACAGTCGCATGGGAAGCAGTAGCACTTAAACTTGCAGGCAATGCGCGGATTGAAGTGCCGAATTGGCGACTTGAATCCATTGGCAAAAAAACGGTACTGCTTTTAAGACGCTTTGACCGCGCGGATAAAACACGCATACCTTTCTTGTCAGCTATGAGTATGGTAAATGCAAAAGACAATGAGCAGCGCAGTTATTTGGAATTAGTAGATGCGCTGCGTCAATATGGCGCAGCAGCGAACAATGATATCCGCATGCTCTGGCGCCGTATCGTATTTAGTATTCTGATTTCCAATACCGACGACCACTTGCGCAATCATGGATTTCTTTACACTGGTACTGCCGGCTGGCGTCTTTCGCCCGCCTATGATCTCAATCCCGTGCCGGTAGATATCCGCCCACGAATTTTAACTACAGCCATAGACCTAGATGACAGCACTGCATCTCTCGATTTAGCTCTTTCTGTGGCCGGATACTTTGACTTGCCTTCGGGCGATGCCTTAGAAATAGCCGCAGAAGTTGGTGCAGCAGTGAGCAAATGGCGGCGTGTGGCTGCCGATTTAGGTTTGTTCGCGAAGGAAATTGATCGCATGGCGTCGGCCTTTGAACACGAGGACCTTGCCCTTGCTTGCAAAG